The following are encoded in a window of Providencia rettgeri genomic DNA:
- the hemH gene encoding ferrochelatase → MSEKKTGILLANLGTPDAPTSSAVRRYLAEFLSDKRVIDVPSLIWKPILYGAILPLRSSKVAKLYQSIWLDDGSPLLVYSLRQKQKLAELMPNIPVEIGMSYGSPSVKSAIDRLMDQGVNDLVVLPLYPQYSCTTTAAVYDAITRAFDGRRTLPSVRFIRSYATHPAYIQALVASIEESFAKHGEPDRLVLSFHGIPQRYCDTGDIYQQECEQTAQALREALNYPSEKVLLTYQSRFGREPWLMPYMDKTMHELPSQGVNSVQVICPGFSVDCLETLEEISEQNKEFFISSGGSKYNYITALNDSPNSIRMINLIIQDELN, encoded by the coding sequence ATGTCAGAAAAAAAAACCGGCATTCTGTTAGCTAATTTAGGAACCCCTGATGCCCCAACAAGCTCAGCAGTTAGACGTTATCTAGCCGAGTTTCTTAGTGATAAGCGCGTTATTGATGTACCGAGTTTGATTTGGAAACCAATCTTATACGGGGCAATTTTGCCTCTTCGTTCATCGAAAGTGGCGAAACTCTATCAATCAATTTGGCTGGACGATGGCTCACCTTTATTAGTCTACTCATTGCGTCAAAAGCAAAAATTAGCCGAATTGATGCCAAATATCCCTGTAGAAATTGGGATGAGCTATGGTTCGCCGTCAGTAAAAAGTGCGATTGATCGCTTAATGGATCAAGGTGTGAATGATTTAGTCGTGCTACCGTTATACCCACAATATTCCTGTACAACTACTGCGGCGGTGTATGATGCGATAACGAGAGCGTTTGATGGGCGACGAACGCTTCCTTCGGTGCGTTTTATTCGCAGTTATGCAACCCATCCTGCGTATATCCAAGCACTGGTTGCATCAATTGAAGAAAGTTTTGCCAAACATGGTGAACCGGATCGGCTGGTATTGTCATTCCACGGCATTCCTCAGCGTTATTGTGATACAGGGGATATTTACCAACAAGAATGTGAGCAAACGGCTCAGGCGCTGAGAGAAGCGCTGAATTATCCAAGTGAGAAGGTGTTGCTTACTTATCAATCACGTTTCGGTCGTGAACCTTGGTTGATGCCATACATGGATAAAACAATGCATGAACTCCCCTCACAAGGCGTAAACTCAGTTCAGGTTATTTGCCCCGGATTCTCGGTGGATTGCTTGGAAACATTAGAAGAAATTAGCGAACAAAATAAAGAATTTTTTATCAGTAGTGGGGGCAGTAAATATAATTACATAACGGCTTTAAATGATAGTCCAAATAGTATTCGTATGATTAATTTGATTATTCAAGATGAATTAAACTAG
- the wzz(fepE) gene encoding LPS O-antigen length regulator Wzz(fepE), producing the protein MSNEQPPRESVEQKSNSTQQFHIQQNDEIDLMALLSVLLKNKLLILIFTALCIALSAGIVKLLPQKWSSTAIVIPPTSENMKEVNALKAQLDALEIPIDLTSQRIFNTFIDQYRSKVNQSNYVKSTEYYHKLVQTVEPKDDTVAQQRLVNQIINNDIEIQDQSKEKNSTSSDIVLTFTASQPTEAQDLLEGYIRYSASKVRNQIKNEIDNTISQQLIFATESLKREVSKIQTEYDVKVERLKRAVDIAKAAGIEKPIASDSQAINDDPDYPIALGAEALEKKLLIETQNRDLALMSENLQNRQIYINEINELKSKELAFTPVTFILQPDLPLSKDSPKSALIVALSAILGLILSCAFVLSRELYRDYKLQNQ; encoded by the coding sequence ATGAGCAATGAGCAGCCGCCACGAGAAAGTGTTGAGCAGAAGTCAAATTCTACTCAACAATTTCACATTCAGCAGAATGACGAAATTGATCTTATGGCGTTATTGAGCGTTTTATTAAAAAATAAATTATTAATCCTCATTTTTACGGCACTGTGTATCGCTTTGAGTGCCGGGATTGTCAAACTGCTCCCTCAAAAGTGGAGTAGTACAGCCATCGTTATCCCACCTACCTCAGAAAATATGAAGGAGGTGAATGCATTAAAAGCCCAATTGGATGCCTTGGAAATCCCAATTGACTTAACTTCTCAACGTATTTTTAATACCTTTATTGACCAATATCGTTCTAAGGTGAATCAAAGTAATTATGTAAAAAGTACAGAGTATTATCATAAGTTGGTTCAAACCGTTGAACCGAAAGATGATACCGTAGCGCAGCAGCGCTTAGTGAATCAAATCATTAACAACGATATTGAAATCCAAGACCAATCCAAAGAGAAAAACAGTACTTCAAGCGATATCGTTTTGACATTTACGGCATCACAACCCACAGAAGCCCAAGATTTATTGGAGGGTTATATTCGCTACAGTGCATCCAAGGTCAGAAATCAGATTAAAAATGAGATAGATAATACGATTTCTCAACAGCTTATCTTTGCTACTGAATCACTTAAGCGTGAAGTGAGCAAAATTCAAACTGAGTATGACGTTAAAGTCGAAAGGCTAAAGCGTGCGGTTGATATAGCGAAAGCGGCGGGTATTGAAAAGCCCATTGCCAGTGACTCTCAGGCGATTAACGATGACCCAGATTACCCCATTGCGCTAGGGGCAGAGGCGTTAGAAAAGAAACTATTGATTGAGACTCAAAATCGTGATTTAGCCTTGATGAGCGAAAACCTACAAAATCGCCAAATTTACATCAATGAAATTAATGAGCTTAAAAGCAAGGAGCTGGCATTTACACCAGTGACATTTATTCTACAACCGGATTTGCCTTTGAGCAAAGATTCGCCTAAATCTGCATTAATTGTGGCATTAAGCGCCATTCTCGGGTTAATTTTAAGCTGTGCATTTGTATTAAGCCGCGAGCTATATCGAGATTATAAATTGCAAAATCAGTAA
- a CDS encoding inosine/guanosine kinase: MKFPGQRKSKHYFPVSLRDPLLQPLKETLADNENCKSYIVGIDQTLVDIEAKVDDDFIQRYQLSKGHSLVIDDDMAEALYIELTDNALITHEFAGGTIGNTLHNYSVLADDRSVLLGTMCNNIQIGSYAYRYLCHTSSRMDLNYLQGVDGPIGRCFTLITENGERTFAISPGHMNRLHPMSIPEDIIAGASALVLTAYLVRCKPGETMPDATMQAITYAKKHNVPVVLTLGTKFVIAQDPQFWRDFLAEHISVVAMNEDEAQELTGLSDPLLASNMALDWVDLVLCTAGPSGLYMAGYTEERYKRTTQHPLLPGAIAEFNLYEFSRAMRQQDCQVPLRIFSHIEPYMGGPEKIMNTNGAGDGALSALLHDITANSYHRSNVPNSSKHERQYLTYSSLAQVCKYANRVSYQVLTQHSPRLTRGLPEKEDSLEEAYWER, translated from the coding sequence ATGAAATTCCCCGGTCAGCGTAAGTCAAAACACTATTTCCCTGTTAGTCTCAGAGACCCACTTTTACAGCCACTAAAAGAGACATTGGCTGATAACGAGAACTGTAAATCTTATATTGTGGGGATTGATCAAACCCTCGTTGATATTGAAGCAAAAGTGGATGACGATTTTATTCAACGTTATCAACTTAGCAAAGGGCATTCATTAGTTATTGATGATGATATGGCCGAGGCGCTATATATAGAATTAACGGATAATGCGTTGATTACCCATGAGTTTGCAGGTGGAACAATCGGCAATACGTTACATAACTATTCTGTGTTAGCAGATGATAGGTCGGTGTTGTTGGGCACAATGTGTAATAACATTCAAATTGGTAGCTATGCTTATCGCTACCTGTGCCATACTTCAAGCCGTATGGATCTTAACTATCTACAAGGTGTTGATGGACCTATTGGTCGATGTTTTACATTGATAACTGAAAATGGAGAACGGACATTTGCCATTAGCCCTGGTCATATGAACCGTCTGCATCCCATGAGTATTCCAGAGGATATTATTGCAGGGGCGTCGGCGTTAGTTTTAACCGCGTATTTAGTGCGCTGCAAACCGGGCGAAACTATGCCTGATGCGACAATGCAAGCAATCACTTATGCGAAAAAACATAATGTCCCAGTTGTTCTAACACTTGGAACCAAATTTGTGATAGCCCAAGATCCACAATTTTGGCGTGATTTCCTTGCGGAACATATTTCAGTCGTTGCCATGAATGAAGATGAAGCGCAAGAGTTGACAGGCCTAAGTGATCCGTTATTAGCCTCGAATATGGCACTTGATTGGGTTGACTTGGTGCTTTGCACCGCTGGTCCATCAGGGTTGTATATGGCGGGGTATACTGAAGAGCGTTACAAACGCACTACGCAACATCCATTATTACCTGGAGCAATAGCTGAATTCAATTTATATGAATTTAGTCGCGCTATGCGCCAGCAAGATTGCCAAGTACCGCTACGGATATTTTCACATATTGAACCCTATATGGGGGGACCTGAAAAAATCATGAATACTAACGGGGCTGGTGATGGTGCTTTATCTGCGTTATTGCATGATATTACAGCAAATTCTTACCATCGTTCAAATGTTCCTAACTCCAGTAAACATGAACGTCAATATTTAACTTATTCTTCATTAGCTCAAGTTTGTAAATATGCAAATCGAGTTAGCTATCAAGTGCTCACACAACATTCACCACGGTTAACTCGTGGGCTTCCGGAAAAAGAAGACAGTTTAGAAGAGGCTTATTGGGAGCGTTAA
- the eutH gene encoding ethanolamine utilization protein EutH yields MAEFGNYIIYLIMCGAIIGAVASIVRPTSDLGKEFVNGIFSIGPVFLAQAGIMAAVPLLSQLISYILGPVFSSVGSDVSIAALSIIAVDMGGYQLADALTTNRDMWITAMLIGYTSGATIVYLIPVGLTMLNRKDHKYLALGAMAGLISIPFGVLASLLLITFNNIPVRDIISTNSPAAHQLTLDFLTMLQYLMPLFVFCFLLAAGLKYRPMLMVTGFLIFGKIMDAFVKLVLAFSIVEHFTGVFTKIFGAWGFDPLFADQNELFRAIEIAGYIGIMLAGTFPICYLFQRYCKPLVRALSNRLKLTDTGSLGFIMVMANIIATYHLFKDMRARDKVLCVAFGVCAQATIGDHLAFTANFQPTLVLPILLGKLVGGFLAVFIAIKISVPQALRYEAEDQKTVNAIEGDAELAVAK; encoded by the coding sequence ATGGCTGAATTCGGAAATTATATTATTTATTTAATTATGTGCGGTGCCATTATTGGCGCTGTCGCCTCGATTGTTAGACCCACCAGCGATCTCGGTAAAGAGTTTGTTAATGGTATCTTCTCTATTGGTCCCGTATTTCTTGCTCAAGCAGGGATTATGGCTGCCGTTCCGTTACTTTCTCAATTAATCTCTTATATTTTAGGCCCTGTTTTCTCCTCTGTCGGCTCCGATGTGTCTATCGCTGCATTATCGATCATCGCAGTCGATATGGGTGGTTACCAGCTTGCCGATGCGTTAACCACCAACCGTGACATGTGGATCACTGCAATGTTAATTGGCTATACCTCAGGGGCAACAATTGTGTATCTGATCCCTGTTGGCTTAACCATGTTGAACCGTAAAGATCACAAATATCTCGCGCTTGGTGCTATGGCTGGGTTAATCTCTATCCCATTTGGTGTGTTAGCTTCACTGCTATTAATCACATTCAATAACATTCCTGTGCGAGATATTATTTCGACTAATTCCCCCGCAGCACATCAGCTCACCTTAGATTTTCTGACGATGCTGCAATACCTGATGCCACTGTTTGTTTTCTGCTTCTTATTAGCCGCAGGCTTGAAATACCGTCCCATGTTGATGGTTACTGGGTTCTTGATCTTCGGTAAAATTATGGATGCCTTTGTCAAACTGGTTCTGGCCTTCTCTATTGTCGAGCACTTCACAGGCGTATTTACCAAAATCTTTGGCGCTTGGGGCTTTGACCCGTTATTTGCAGACCAAAACGAGCTCTTCCGTGCTATTGAGATAGCGGGTTACATTGGTATCATGCTGGCAGGAACATTCCCAATCTGTTACCTGTTCCAGCGTTATTGTAAACCGTTAGTACGTGCATTGAGCAACCGCTTGAAACTGACTGACACTGGATCATTAGGTTTCATCATGGTGATGGCAAACATTATTGCAACTTATCATTTATTCAAAGATATGCGTGCAAGAGATAAAGTGCTGTGTGTCGCATTCGGTGTCTGTGCACAAGCGACCATCGGAGACCATTTAGCCTTTACGGCTAATTTCCAACCAACACTGGTACTGCCTATTTTGTTAGGAAAACTGGTTGGTGGCTTCTTAGCGGTGTTTATCGCAATTAAAATCTCTGTTCCACAAGCATTGCGTTATGAAGCTGAGGATCAAAAAACAGTTAACGCTATTGAAGGTGATGCAGAGTTAGCCGTCGCCAAGTAA
- a CDS encoding FGGY family carbohydrate kinase gives MLNQRYAAIDQGTTGTRVVVFEEGGHYYSPMSIPHKQITLNSGWVEHDPEEILTNIIKCLNSCEVVDAIGLCHQGESIVAWDAQSKRPLYNAIVWQDLRTEKTISQLKEAGLEPLVQSKSGLPLDPYFSASKMGWIMENVVGAKTLADKNKLRIGTMDAFFLDRLCGVFVTDYNSASRTSLLNIHTLEWDKELCEIFGVPIHCLPPIKDNIGDFGAINLDGHLTPVTAVIVDQFAGTFGHGCRKKGDAKITFGTGAFLQALTGAEIPQTHESGLLPTLCWKFPNEAPVFGLDGGVYNAASAINWARKIGLFDQFDELSDFRAEPAIKRGLAFVPALSGLGCPYWDRSAAGLWAGLSLDTDKKDMMQSVLEGIAARSAEVIFAMEKISPLGQSISVDGGLSSNQYFKQFLANLLQKNIEAPANREVTALGAALLARKGLGLTHDMAVRRNASITCPDGTNMQGVMEQYRDIIARSRQLRH, from the coding sequence ATGCTCAATCAACGTTATGCCGCAATCGATCAGGGAACAACGGGAACCCGAGTCGTGGTCTTCGAAGAAGGCGGGCACTATTACTCCCCGATGAGCATTCCTCATAAACAAATCACCTTAAACAGTGGTTGGGTCGAACACGATCCAGAGGAAATACTCACCAACATCATTAAGTGCTTAAATAGTTGCGAAGTCGTTGATGCCATTGGTTTATGTCACCAAGGTGAAAGCATTGTCGCGTGGGATGCACAGAGCAAACGACCTCTTTACAATGCGATCGTTTGGCAGGATTTACGTACTGAAAAAACGATTTCTCAACTCAAAGAAGCAGGATTAGAGCCGCTGGTTCAATCCAAATCCGGCTTACCCCTCGACCCCTATTTTTCCGCCAGCAAAATGGGGTGGATCATGGAAAATGTGGTAGGTGCCAAGACATTAGCTGATAAAAATAAACTCCGTATTGGCACCATGGATGCTTTTTTCCTTGATCGCTTATGTGGTGTATTTGTGACTGACTATAACTCGGCGTCTCGCACCTCATTGCTCAATATCCATACCTTAGAGTGGGATAAAGAATTGTGTGAGATTTTCGGTGTCCCGATCCACTGCCTTCCACCGATTAAAGACAATATTGGTGATTTTGGTGCGATTAACCTAGATGGTCACTTAACCCCGGTTACTGCGGTAATTGTCGACCAATTTGCTGGCACATTTGGTCACGGTTGCCGTAAAAAAGGCGACGCCAAAATTACCTTTGGCACAGGAGCATTTTTACAAGCACTAACCGGCGCGGAAATCCCACAAACCCATGAAAGCGGTTTATTACCGACACTGTGCTGGAAATTCCCGAATGAAGCGCCTGTATTTGGCTTAGATGGGGGGGTGTATAACGCCGCATCTGCCATTAACTGGGCGAGAAAAATTGGCTTATTTGATCAGTTCGATGAACTGAGTGACTTTAGAGCAGAGCCAGCTATTAAACGCGGTTTAGCCTTTGTACCAGCACTATCAGGTTTAGGTTGTCCTTATTGGGATCGCAGCGCAGCCGGGTTATGGGCGGGGTTGTCATTAGATACCGACAAAAAAGACATGATGCAATCGGTATTGGAAGGCATTGCCGCGCGTTCTGCCGAAGTCATTTTTGCAATGGAAAAAATTTCACCACTAGGACAATCAATTTCTGTCGATGGAGGGCTTTCTTCAAATCAGTACTTTAAGCAATTTTTAGCTAATTTATTACAAAAAAACATTGAAGCACCAGCAAACCGTGAAGTGACGGCACTTGGCGCGGCCTTATTGGCGCGCAAAGGGTTAGGGCTGACTCACGATATGGCAGTTAGGCGTAATGCATCCATAACATGCCCCGATGGTACAAACATGCAAGGCGTGATGGAACAGTATCGCGACATCATTGCCCGTTCTCGCCAATTAAGACACTAA
- a CDS encoding NAD(P)/FAD-dependent oxidoreductase gives MDINNKKIWDVIVIGGGVIGCAVTRKFTLMGAKTLLLERGGDILSGASKANSALLHTGFDATPGSLELECMQDGYREFLEIREKMNLPILETGALVVAWNDEQLSKLPGIVEQAHTNNVLDVVLIDKDELYRREPHLADGALAAVSVPGEAVIDPWSTPLSYLTQAVKHGAQYHFHCEVKGGELNERVWHLTTTKGEFSARLVINCAGINGDIVESICHPSPFQIKPRKGQFLVYDKAAAADINAIILPVPTAITKGVLLSKTIFGNLLLGPTAEEQDDRWKAEVKQEVMEDLIAQGSRMLPSLHNYSVTATYAGLRPATEEKYYRINDYPEKQWICAGGIRSTGLTSALGVANYLGKLYQQNFTPLFELSPPEELIWPSMPVISEYHQRDYQCKSNGGIVCHCELVTQREIEATFDSDIPPECLGALRRRTRVMMGRCNGFYCSSQVAEIINGRFDHTLAVEAVK, from the coding sequence ATGGATATTAATAATAAAAAAATTTGGGATGTCATTGTCATAGGCGGTGGTGTCATTGGCTGTGCAGTGACACGTAAATTCACATTGATGGGGGCGAAAACATTGCTACTTGAGCGAGGTGGTGACATCTTGTCAGGTGCAAGTAAAGCCAACAGTGCACTATTACATACGGGTTTTGACGCCACACCAGGGAGTCTTGAGCTGGAATGTATGCAAGATGGTTATCGCGAATTCCTTGAAATAAGAGAAAAGATGAATTTGCCGATCCTCGAAACGGGGGCACTGGTTGTTGCGTGGAATGACGAGCAACTGAGTAAACTACCGGGTATTGTTGAACAGGCACATACTAACAATGTATTAGATGTCGTACTGATCGATAAAGACGAACTCTACCGCCGTGAACCCCATTTAGCAGACGGTGCGCTGGCTGCGGTTTCTGTTCCCGGTGAAGCCGTGATTGACCCGTGGAGCACACCGTTATCTTACTTAACACAAGCAGTAAAACATGGTGCACAATACCATTTTCACTGTGAAGTGAAAGGGGGGGAGCTCAATGAGAGAGTGTGGCATTTAACCACAACTAAAGGTGAGTTTTCTGCTCGATTAGTGATTAATTGTGCGGGAATTAATGGTGATATTGTTGAATCAATTTGCCATCCATCCCCCTTTCAAATAAAACCGCGCAAAGGGCAGTTTTTGGTGTATGACAAAGCCGCTGCCGCAGATATTAATGCGATTATTTTACCTGTGCCGACAGCCATCACAAAAGGGGTTTTGTTATCAAAAACGATTTTCGGTAATTTATTATTGGGGCCTACTGCCGAAGAACAAGATGACCGCTGGAAAGCAGAGGTCAAACAAGAGGTTATGGAGGATTTAATCGCTCAAGGTTCACGCATGTTACCTTCTTTGCACAATTACAGTGTGACTGCCACCTACGCGGGCTTACGCCCTGCAACAGAAGAAAAATATTACCGCATTAATGATTACCCTGAAAAACAATGGATTTGCGCAGGGGGGATCCGTTCCACCGGCTTAACATCAGCGCTAGGTGTCGCCAATTATTTGGGGAAACTGTATCAACAAAATTTCACACCGCTATTTGAATTATCGCCACCAGAAGAACTTATTTGGCCAAGTATGCCTGTGATTTCAGAATACCATCAGCGTGATTACCAATGTAAAAGTAATGGCGGCATTGTGTGCCATTGCGAGTTAGTGACGCAACGCGAAATTGAAGCCACATTTGATTCAGATATTCCTCCCGAATGTTTAGGGGCTTTGCGCCGTAGAACGCGAGTTATGATGGGGCGCTGCAATGGGTTTTATTGCAGTAGTCAGGTGGCGGAAATTATTAATGGCCGTTTTGACCATACACTGGCAGTGGAGGCTGTGAAATGA
- a CDS encoding NAD(P)/FAD-dependent oxidoreductase — MSLHYDVIIIGSGPTGVAAAHTLRRRGIKNIAILEREAHAGGVPRHCQHPTFGLLVFKRPMKGNQFAAKIVEDLGDTPIFTRSTVTQLHPNGKLTVSTADGLVEMQAKRILIATGVRETPRHPRLVSGLRPQGVLTAGALQQFVYLNGKKPCRNPVIVGSELVSFSALWTLKNAGVKAQAMVESGERILAFKPATLFAKTMGTPVYLNSKITEIGGLDRVEYVMVETKGKSHKIVCDAVIFTGQFVGENTLIRKSHLDFEASTGKPVTDQFSRCSDGIYYAAGNMLHPADMGDQCYQEGLLTGEYIANDLLANHHQSQIKSVQRIPVNSDRNIIFSVPACIDVDALSKESIDFNIKVEQAVQGTIKVMAGNTVLYEKKHRCLPTRRILLKNIDLTKIQPDATEIRITVV; from the coding sequence ATGAGTTTACATTATGATGTGATTATCATTGGTTCAGGGCCAACTGGCGTTGCTGCGGCTCACACTCTACGCCGTCGCGGAATTAAAAATATTGCTATCCTTGAGCGTGAAGCTCACGCTGGGGGCGTTCCTCGCCATTGCCAGCATCCAACATTTGGTTTGTTGGTATTTAAAAGGCCGATGAAGGGAAATCAATTTGCGGCGAAAATCGTTGAAGATCTCGGTGATACGCCAATTTTTACTCGTAGCACCGTCACGCAGCTTCATCCTAACGGAAAACTGACAGTGTCTACTGCGGATGGTTTAGTTGAAATGCAGGCTAAGCGCATTTTGATTGCAACGGGTGTTCGTGAGACACCTCGTCATCCGCGTTTGGTTTCAGGGCTTCGTCCACAAGGTGTTTTAACCGCTGGGGCATTACAGCAGTTTGTTTACCTCAATGGTAAAAAGCCATGCCGTAACCCAGTCATTGTGGGGAGTGAATTAGTCAGTTTTTCTGCGCTGTGGACATTGAAAAATGCTGGTGTGAAAGCCCAAGCAATGGTCGAAAGTGGGGAACGTATTCTGGCATTTAAGCCTGCCACCTTATTTGCCAAAACAATGGGTACTCCCGTGTATTTAAACAGCAAAATTACCGAAATTGGTGGTCTTGACCGTGTAGAATATGTGATGGTGGAAACCAAAGGTAAAAGCCACAAAATTGTGTGTGATGCGGTTATTTTTACCGGGCAATTTGTGGGGGAGAATACACTTATCCGCAAAAGCCACCTTGACTTTGAGGCGAGCACAGGTAAGCCAGTGACCGATCAATTTAGTCGTTGCTCAGATGGGATCTATTATGCTGCGGGCAATATGTTGCATCCTGCGGATATGGGAGACCAGTGCTACCAAGAAGGTTTATTAACAGGTGAGTATATTGCGAATGATTTACTCGCCAATCATCACCAGTCGCAAATTAAATCTGTACAGCGCATTCCTGTTAATAGCGACCGGAATATCATTTTTAGCGTACCTGCTTGTATCGATGTGGATGCACTTTCTAAAGAAAGTATCGATTTCAATATAAAGGTCGAACAAGCCGTGCAAGGGACAATTAAAGTCATGGCGGGGAATACGGTTCTGTATGAGAAAAAGCACCGCTGCTTACCGACAAGGCGCATTTTATTGAAAAATATCGATTTAACAAAAATACAACCGGATGCTACTGAAATTCGTATCACTGTTGTATAG
- a CDS encoding DeoR/GlpR family DNA-binding transcription regulator has protein sequence MCEGRSSKVRHQTIIELLSTQGQVYVQELAKHFNVAQETIRRDLSKLESQKLLKKVHGGAVNIQSKFERNFTERAQAAVDEKKAIAIKAAEYIKSGDTLFIDFGTTTFEFSQRVKLIDNLTVITNSPLLATTLQENPSIETILIGGQFNAAQNACLGAIALKNIAEFFADYAVIGAGAIHSLHGVMDQHVDEAAIAQKMMENSDKLMVLADGTKANKHAINFVTNWDNVDYLVTTSKEFKLPENKKRPKTKIIVADIE, from the coding sequence ATGTGTGAAGGGCGCTCTTCAAAAGTACGGCATCAAACCATTATTGAGTTATTGTCGACTCAAGGCCAGGTGTACGTGCAGGAGCTCGCAAAGCATTTTAATGTCGCGCAGGAGACTATCCGTCGAGATCTCAGTAAGCTGGAATCACAAAAGTTACTCAAGAAAGTTCACGGTGGGGCGGTGAATATTCAGTCAAAATTTGAGCGAAATTTTACTGAACGTGCCCAAGCTGCCGTGGATGAAAAAAAAGCCATTGCCATTAAAGCGGCGGAATATATCAAATCAGGGGATACCTTATTTATTGATTTTGGTACGACCACATTTGAATTTAGCCAACGTGTTAAATTGATAGATAATTTAACGGTGATCACCAATTCCCCGTTATTAGCCACGACGCTGCAAGAAAATCCGTCTATTGAAACGATTTTAATTGGTGGGCAGTTTAATGCCGCGCAAAATGCATGTTTAGGTGCTATCGCACTGAAAAATATTGCCGAGTTTTTTGCTGATTATGCGGTGATTGGCGCAGGGGCTATCCATTCATTACATGGCGTGATGGATCAGCATGTGGATGAAGCAGCGATTGCACAAAAAATGATGGAAAACAGTGACAAGTTAATGGTGTTGGCGGATGGTACTAAGGCGAATAAGCATGCCATTAATTTTGTGACCAATTGGGATAATGTCGATTATTTAGTGACAACCAGTAAAGAATTTAAATTACCCGAAAATAAAAAGCGACCAAAAACCAAAATCATTGTCGCTGATATTGAGTAA
- a CDS encoding DUF1937 family protein: MSLYFIACPYSDPDSSVVEMRFQECTKFAAELALKGIATYSQITMTHPINQYLASQGQKVAWSSIDMEFLKRCDGLIVLTLPGWEKSGGVAAEIQFFKDKGLPVWTGDEFILHHSQ, from the coding sequence ATGAGCCTTTATTTTATTGCCTGCCCTTATTCAGATCCAGATAGTAGTGTCGTGGAAATGCGTTTCCAAGAATGCACCAAATTTGCAGCTGAGCTTGCTCTTAAAGGAATTGCGACCTATAGCCAAATCACAATGACACACCCAATAAATCAATATCTTGCATCTCAAGGACAAAAAGTTGCTTGGTCATCGATTGATATGGAGTTCTTAAAACGTTGTGATGGTCTCATTGTATTGACATTACCCGGATGGGAAAAAAGTGGCGGCGTGGCGGCAGAAATTCAATTTTTTAAAGATAAAGGGCTGCCAGTTTGGACCGGTGATGAGTTTATTCTTCATCATTCACAGTAA